One region of Gopherus evgoodei ecotype Sinaloan lineage chromosome 23, rGopEvg1_v1.p, whole genome shotgun sequence genomic DNA includes:
- the LOC115638968 gene encoding cytochrome c oxidase assembly factor 3 homolog, mitochondrial — MTIASALRPLSHVGAGRGSAGKMSAPREPGRDSEAAFAKRIDPAREPELSAEQRRVMQRAEEALRRRGLQRRLRGRNLLTGLGIGAVALGIYGFTFYKISQERFLDELEQEVEAARAQAAKTPVN, encoded by the exons ATGACGATAGCCTCCGCGCTCCGCCCACTCAGTCACGTGGGCGCTGGGCGCGGCTCGGCGGGGAAGATGTCGGCGCCGCGGGAGCCGGGCCGGGACTCGGAGGCCGCGTTCGCGAAACGGATTGACCCGGCGCGGGAGCCGGAGCTGAGCGCGGAGCAGCGGCGCGTCATGCAGCGCGCGGAGGAGGCGCTGCGCCGGCGGGGCCTGCAGCGGCGGCTCCGGGGCCGCAACCTGCTGACGGGGCTCGGCATCGGCGCGGTGGCGTTGGGCATCT ATGGTTTCACCTTCTACAAGATCTCCCAGGAGCGATTCCTGGACgagctggagcaggaggttgagGCTGCCCGGGCCCAGGCTGCCAAGACCCCAGTGAACTGA